In Hyla sarda isolate aHylSar1 chromosome 9, aHylSar1.hap1, whole genome shotgun sequence, the following proteins share a genomic window:
- the LOC130291701 gene encoding uncharacterized protein LOC130291701, protein MASNPQNKWKTSNNPSIKKTSENKEQKTHHVRRTEMELLQSDILGTSHGSQKEQGNRIRNKSPKKSVTPSDALPQRSTYVKRKERDPVTPNTTGNKSATASPETHKGRWDDGNNHSTPSDMEDDSDDPITQIQASKTSPASEELMKEMMLSLRKSIKKDLNDAITKISDRLDTLEERVTEIDERIEEVAFNHNGLTDKVISLQEEISAMKIKMADMEDRGRRNNVKIRGVPETVKDADLKKYVQHLIATLIPTVDTIELTVDRAQRLYKPKHLPEEIPRDVITRIHYFHVKEQLLAECRKLQKTTRTIPAPVSIHRPLPIPSYPTSGGSQLKSY, encoded by the coding sequence ATGGCCTCCAATCCTCAAAATAAATGGAAAACCTCCAAcaatccttctattaaaaaaacatctgagaacaaagaacaaaaaactCACCATGTACGCCGTACTGAAATGGAACTATTGCAATCTGATATATTGGGAACCTCCCATGGTTCTCAAAAAGAACAAGGTAACAGAATTCGGAACAAATCACCTAAAAAAAGTGTCACACCAAGTGATGCACTACCTCAAAGATCTACTTACGTCAAACGGAAAGAAAGAGATCCAGTTACACCAAATACAACTGGCAATAAATCAGCTACGGCGAGCCCAGAAACACACAAAGGGAGATGGGACGACGGAAACAACCATTCTACTCCATCTGATATGGAGGATGACTCTGACGACCCCATTACACAAATTCAAGCATCTAAAACCTCACCTGCATCAGAAGAATTAATGAAAGAGATGATGCTGTCCCTcagaaaatctataaaaaaagatcTCAATGACGCCATCACAAAAATCTCTGACAGATTGGACACTTTAGAAGAAAGAGTGACTGAAATAGATGAGAGAATTGAAGAAGTTGCATTCAATCACAACGGCCTCACTGACAAAGTCATTTCTCTTCAAGAGGAAATCTCTGCCATGAAAATCAAAATGGCAGACATGGAGGATAGAGGGAGGAGAAATAATGTCAAAATCAGAGGTGTACCCGAAACTGTTAAGGATGCGGACCTGAAAAAATATGTCCAACACCTCATAGCAACACTGATTCCTACAGTGGACACCAtagaactgactgtggacagaGCTCAAAGGTTATATAAACCAAAACATCTACCGGAAGAGATACCACGAGACGTCATCACCAGGATCCATTACTTCCATGTCAAAGAACAACTGCTCGCTGAATGCAGGAAACTACAAAAAACCACCAGAACCATTCCAGCACCTGTCTCTATACACCGACCTCTCCCAATTCCCTCATACCCTACAAGTGGGGGTTCCCAACTAAAATCCTACTGA